From the Lathyrus oleraceus cultivar Zhongwan6 chromosome 4, CAAS_Psat_ZW6_1.0, whole genome shotgun sequence genome, one window contains:
- the LOC127074822 gene encoding protein MODIFYING WALL LIGNIN-2 isoform X2 yields the protein MEIPPPRFNFTVIFLIIISLSFGVISFFLCIAAEIRRNKEEDLRWNGKVCYMATSKAFGLSIATLVSLFFAHMIGNYALVKNSYSRWKSISKFKIPTSSKVLYFISWVSFGIVVILLIAATSMSRKQLYGKGWLNGECYIVKGGTYSGSAILILVTIGSLNGSSFSILKTRQEQEDQKILKQSGLH from the exons ATGGAAATTCCTCCTCCAAGATTCAATTTCACAGTaatcttcctcatcatcatttcTCTCTCTTTTGGTGTGATTTCATTCTTCTTGTGTATAGCTGCTGAGATAAGGAGGAATAAG GAGGAGGATCTTAGATGGAATGGAAAAGTATGTTATATGGCAACAAGTAAAGCATTTGGACTGAGTATTGCAACATTGGTTAGTTTATTTTTTGCACATATGATTGGGAATTATGCATTAGTAAAGAATTCTTATTCAAGATGGAAAAGTATCTCCAAGTTTAAGATACCTACTTCTTCAAAGGTTCTGTATTTTATATCTTG GGTTAGCTTTGGAATTGTGGTTATATTATTGATTGCTGCAACAAGTATGAGTAGAAAGCAACTCTATGGGAAAGGATGGTTGAATGGTGAGTGCTACATAGTGAAAGGAGGAACATATTCTGGTTCAGCTATATTGATTCTTGTAACAATTGGCTCTCTAAATGGTTCATCTTTCTCAATATTAAAAACTAGGCAAGAACAAGAAGATCAGAAAATACTCAAACAAAGTGGTTTACATTAA
- the LOC127074822 gene encoding protein MODIFYING WALL LIGNIN-2 isoform X1, translating to MEIPPPRFNFTVIFLIIISLSFGVISFFLCIAAEIRRNKEEDLRWNGKVCYMATSKAFGLSIATLVSLFFAHMIGNYALVKNSYSRWKSISKFKIPTSSKVLYFISCRVSFGIVVILLIAATSMSRKQLYGKGWLNGECYIVKGGTYSGSAILILVTIGSLNGSSFSILKTRQEQEDQKILKQSGLH from the exons ATGGAAATTCCTCCTCCAAGATTCAATTTCACAGTaatcttcctcatcatcatttcTCTCTCTTTTGGTGTGATTTCATTCTTCTTGTGTATAGCTGCTGAGATAAGGAGGAATAAG GAGGAGGATCTTAGATGGAATGGAAAAGTATGTTATATGGCAACAAGTAAAGCATTTGGACTGAGTATTGCAACATTGGTTAGTTTATTTTTTGCACATATGATTGGGAATTATGCATTAGTAAAGAATTCTTATTCAAGATGGAAAAGTATCTCCAAGTTTAAGATACCTACTTCTTCAAAGGTTCTGTATTTTATATCTTG CAGGGTTAGCTTTGGAATTGTGGTTATATTATTGATTGCTGCAACAAGTATGAGTAGAAAGCAACTCTATGGGAAAGGATGGTTGAATGGTGAGTGCTACATAGTGAAAGGAGGAACATATTCTGGTTCAGCTATATTGATTCTTGTAACAATTGGCTCTCTAAATGGTTCATCTTTCTCAATATTAAAAACTAGGCAAGAACAAGAAGATCAGAAAATACTCAAACAAAGTGGTTTACATTAA